CTTTAGTAAAGAAGGAAAGGTATGGTCTCAATATTATTGGTCAATGCGCTCTTCTTATTATGATTCCCATTTTATCTGAATCTAATTATCTATGACTAATTGTGGAATGAGCTACTTTGCAATTTCCTGAGTTCTTTGTGACTTCCCACTTGGTTAGATGTGCTTTATTTTGCTCATGAGCAATAGCGAGTCAATCATGCAATGGGTGTCTATAACTACATCACTGTATTGTTCTGTTGTTTGTTAACTAATTATATTTCTACCTATAGTTTTGCTTGGCTTGAACTGGTGAGCCAGAGATAATTCATGCTAAAGTGATGTGCAATTCGCAAAATGACGGTTATTTTTTCAGAGATTGCTTGTTGATGTGTTCAAATTCATGGAACCATATGTAAGAAAAGTTGTGCATCCTTGTGTTCTTCCATGAGAATATATAAGATGTTACCACCGCTCAGCGACAAGTTGTCTATTTATGATTGGTGCACTTTCATATGATGGGAGCATAGGATACATGCTAGCATTGAGTAATCGAGCCTACGAATGACTCACTTCAAATTTTTTAATAGCATAGTGTAGAGAAATGTCTCTTCCTTTCCTAAGTCATTTTGTTCATACCTGTCTACTAAAAAGAAAATACTTTTTATTTATCGTCTTTCTCGCAGATGGCATCTTTGAAACGAATCAGGAATCGAACTCCATTCAATGACCTAACCAATACCACCAACAGTAATACTTATATCAACTAATGTCTAGAAGTCCCTTATGAAACTGaacaactaaataaatattgtatttcttttagATGCCCTCAACATTACCACAATTGGTGGATCCATACAATCTAGCGTGCAGCCACCAATCGTTGATCCTAGAGAACGTAAGAGGCTAAAGGAAATAGAGCGATATGCCCATAACAAAGATAAAATACTAAAAAGGCTTTGTGAAGCTCGATGAAATACACAAAAGGTTTCATATGGATGATGGCAAAAAAACCTATTTCCAATGAGGTCCGGTGCGCGCTGCTTATTAGGAACCATGTTTTCTCTTTTTCGCCGATGGGCACGAGCTTGATTCTTGCATATTGTCGAAGCTCAAAGTATAAACATGGTCCAACATTGCATCCTGTTGGTAGCTTAGTTGATCCATACATTTCTTATGTTTGAATTGGTTCAATGGAGGAAGGTGCAACAACTATTTCCCAAAttgtttgtatttttatttttgtttatgttcTATGACAAATTTCTGAGTATATATTTTGTTATGTTCAACGCCAACATTTAGTCTAAATCTCCTTTCCTTATGTTTTTTATGAGTGTTGAGTGGATGCTCAAATAAGGATGTAAACTTGATTGTACGACAATGTATTGTCTGGTGTTCAGAAATAGTGTCTGTAGTGCTTGAACAATATTAACAATGTTATTGCTTGAAAGATATTTCGATGATGATAACTAGTTTTAGAGGAGTTAACAATGTTATCATGAGCAAATTTGTGTCTCCCGTTGCAACATACAGACATTCAACTATACAGTATAATTTGCACACACATGCATGGCAAAGCCATTGTTGAGGCTCTGAAGGtactagaaatagaaatagtTACAAATATGCGGCAAATATGCCATGTGACAGTACAGTGAACCACTCCTTAGATTTATTGATGTAAGCAATATCTATGCATATATTTGATACCATCTtatgtaaattttatttttcttgcaacaCAAGAAAACTGAACTATATTAATTAATATGCGATGGAGCTGGGTAGAAGTTTCTTAGAAAGTGATGATGCTACCTCAATTGGTAAGAGACTGCGTTTATGTTGAAGTCGTCTTTGTTAAGTTTGTCATCCCTGACAAAATATACGCAGCTGGTAGGCTAACTAGCTGATTCGGTGCCGAGCATATTGACCAATGTTAACTGCAACTGAAAACAATATTAGCTTCGTCCAAAGAAACGGCAGAGTTGACTTGAATTGGCGCTTCTTTATGTTTGATTAATGAGCCAGCACCCACCGCAAACGTGCCATATGCCCCTATCTCTGCGCCTATTAATGCAGGCCTGGCTTGCATCTTCTCCCAGTATTGAAGAGTTCAGCTGAGAGCCAAAGtctccccttcttcttcctcctccatacATTACCTTCATCTATTCTCAGCACCCCAGCAGCTCCACACGACTTAAGGTACGAACAGATCAACATCTTTGCTGATCCCCCTAAAAAAACATCTTTGCTATTTTCtcctttcttcattttttctgTCATCTAAAAGTTACTATGTTGTTTCTCTGGGGGTAAGGGAATCACGTCATTAGCAATTGGTATTATCGTTAgtagggatttcaattttgttttacaatttttttcactgACGAAAAGACcgaaattcaaaaaaatttgtcGAAATTTTGGTGTCCCACGTACCagtgaaaaaaaatccaaaattagatatttcattccccttcaaaattcataaaatttcactaaaattttGACAAAGTTTTAATCCCGGATCGTTAGTGGCTTTGCAGTAGCTTTTTTGCTTTTGGTTCATGAATCGTGAACTTGCCTGGCACGTGTGCGTGTACGTGATTGCCTACACATGGCTATACTTGGCTAAATTTTGCTCGTGCCTCGTGATTTTTGGCCACCAGGGAGACAGAGACCGGCGATGAACGGCGGCGACAGCAGCCCGGTGATGACCGACAGCGAGCGGCGGGCGTACCGGTACAAGGAGCAGGCGGCGCCGAGGCTGCTGGGCATGAGGAAATCGTGGTCCAACGACTCGCTCGCCGGCTACGCATACGGGGGCGGCAGGGCGTCCTGCGTGTGCGCACCCACCACGCACCCGGGCTCCTTCCGCTGCAAGCACCACCGCCACGCCTCCAACCTCGGCGCCGACGTGAAGCATCACGAGGCCCAGAGGACGGCGTCCGCCGATCAGGACAAGTCGTCCTGAGGTGAAGGCGACTCCCGCGCTGCAGCTACGTCCCGCGTTGGCGCCGTGCTCGTCGACGTGGATCCTGTGCGCGGGCATCTTCCTCTCTCGTTTCCAGGCTTGGTGTGAGGGTGTTTTCTTGCTTGCAAGATTGAAATAATAAAGTGCTGCTTAGCACGGCAAATGGCGTGTAAATAGAAGCTTTCTTCaatcttttttttagaaagatATGTAAAAAGGGAGTGCATTTCTCCCTTGTGATCTTTGTTCACTCTACAGTAATTGTTGAACCATCTTTTAACTCATCCTTCTTTACTCTCAAAATTACTTCTAATTTTTATACTTCAAAACATTTTCTCCGGAATATACTGAAAATGCAAAAGCTATGGGGTTCTGGGCCTAATTTTGTCAGCCCAATATAGAGTCTAAATGAGGCCCGGCACAGCCCGGCACCAAAACTCAAAGCATCTTCTTGGGCAGCGACCACCCGCACCCGGCGCCCTCCCCCTCGTAGGCCGTAGCACGCTACCCACCTTGAAGGAACTCTTCCCTATCCGCCGTCATTGTCATCCTACTTATCATTACCCCCCACCTGCCCTCTACAGCTCTATTGATATTTGCATTAAAACGAAGGGGAGTTCCAGCTAGCAATGGCGGACACaatattttgataattgatgtatatagctaaaaaaaattgtattgtCGTACTTGCGCAGCCATGGCAGTGTTCTGCCACGCTGGTACATCCTCTCCCCACTGCGCTTGTGCTTATGCCGACACGGTAGCACCTTATCGCGCTCACGTCATCCCTCCATGTTGCGCTTGTGCCATCGCTCTCCATCTCGTGAGTGAGTTTGGGCATTGGGCCATAAAGATGTCGTTGCACATTTGAGCAATTGGGGATTGACCGATTGGGCGTTGGCCATCCATCGGGGTTGGGTGTTGACGACTTGTCACATTGGGCTTGGGTCGTTGCATGTTGTCACATTGGGCTTGGCCGTTTGGGCTACTAGGAGCTGTGCCTGTTGTAGTGAGAAAAAGGCAAAGGCCCAAGATACTTggagactaaggaaaatattgttaGCGTAACTGACTCAATACCAACTAGTGTTGTCCAAATCCTTCAACACGTCTCAACTACTGCATGCCTCACTGTGTCATTCGACATGTCCTCAACTATTGCATGTGCTTCACCGACTCATCATGCATGTCCTCAACTGACTATGTGATCATGTTCACCACTTCACCGAGTCTCCAGATGTTCACTTCTATCGCAAGTTGTGTCATAGTTGTTGCATGCAATGGATCACTAACAGACCGGGTTTGTCGCTATGTTTGACTGTAGCATATAAATACATGCACAACTCTCATCAATAGTTAATACACTCGGTGATTATTCCTCATACAAACATGatatatacttaatttttttaaaaaaattgggtgtacatatgtacaccttTGCCCTCATGTGGGCCCGCCCCTGTCAGCTGAAGTTCGGAATTGTGATTCATTTCTTTTGTTAGTAAGGAGCCATAACTTTCTTGGATTGGTTTGTTCTAAGAGGGGTTTTGTACTCGCAGATTTATTAACTGCTGCGAGCCACGAAATGCAATTATTTctatcgaatatctaaatatatggtatatacgtataaggagtacatcatatatggATAAGATATCTTGTTCGCATCTTTAATGACTCCAGATATTGCGGACCCGAATCTACGGGACCTGGTATATCCGAAGATCATGAAATCCTATACTAGAAAGGTCTCGATCTGGTTAACCGACTCGAGTACGAATAGTATCCAAGCTAAATTCAGTTGTCTTGCTTTGATCGACAAGACGAAGGACTCCTCATCGATTAGGGTAGGATTCAGTGCAGTTGAAGCATCTATACCCCTAATTTgtcttttgataattaataacaaaattaaaattttagactatcatatttatttgagttataaaAAGGTTAGTCATAAAGATATTatgaagctagaagaagcatgtgtggAAGATATGCAAATGACTAGCtcaagataaaaatataaaatatatggcATTTTATTTTACCAATCAAAGgtaattagagaagaaaattgaccggattgataggataagtgttgTACTATTAATAGGGGTTTGATGTGCGTCTACTTGAGATATCAAAAGTGCCACAagtgctcaaacttgcatttcttATAGGATGAGATatttagtttgagaagaaccaaataaaactacTTTTGGGAGTTCTCTGCTGTGGCAGTTTGACTGCCAGCAGTgatcggtctgaccgctgtatagaCATGAtagtttagttttaaatttcaacaGTGGCGGTCTCACCGCTGTATAAACAATCTCAAGGTTTCCCAATTCTTAAGTCtcgatctgaccgccaaggAACAGAGGGGTTCGGACCCTCTGCTCTGGCCGGCGGTCTGACCACAGGGCTTGGTCGGTCTGACCACCCAAGAATAAAGAGTTTTGGTGCTTTGTTTCAGGCTCGCGATCTGACCATGACTTGTGGCAGTCTGACCGTCAGATTGATGATAGAGTCATCATTACACTTTTATAGCCGTTGTACCaccggtggtctgaccgccaaatgaattgtggtctgaccgccagaagcGTAGAGCTGTCAAATCATGTGTAACAGCCACATTTCGCATaataggctataaatagatgatTTGCTAGTTCAAGGGGGGCTATATAGCACTTCACTACAATACATTTGAGCACTTTCCCTCCTTTTTTcgctctcttggcttagtggttgcatatttgagggtgtgagagcatctagtgcgtAACTTTGAAAAGTTTGAGCATTGATGCACTAGCGATTCTTCAAGCAAGTGTCATCGACTTGTTACATTTGGAGGTTGTCGCCTCCTAGACAGCTTGGAGGTGGATGCGCCGTTGAGCCCTTCACAGaagcttgtgaaggagccacggtgGTGATTGTGAAAGTCTTTAAGCATGCCTTGCTGGAGCGATAAAGTGCTATTTTAGTGAAATTAAGGTATTGAGCAATTCATTATTCTATTCcagcttaagatcaagttgctcgatGTGAACCCTTTCTCGatgtgagaattggatacttgatagagaagcggttagaagcttgaactcacctcaatgtggattaggggtgatcggtaaatcaccgataccatggGACAAACTTTGAGTGTCATCtcttgagctatttactttattgttgaCCTATTTACTTTCATGTAATTTACCTCATGCAATTTAGCTTCCTATAATATAAATTGTTACATGTCACTCTAGAATtacaaaccttgacatagctcttagttgtttcaTATTGTtttagtgatctttagtttgttttcataagttttcttgattgtttagcaattagttttaaaaccgcttattcacctccctctagcCAGTATACTTGATCCTACAACAGTGCAAGGGCCTATATAAGAAGAGGACTCAGACCCTTGAAAGGAGAACTTCTACAAAACCCCACAACTCTGACGACCTAGAGCAGTTCTACACAACTCAACTCGatgcaagcaccaagaccataggagatactcggtgacttcaactctagtttagtttagaCCTGATCTACTCCATATAATAGGTCCAACCACCTTGCTTGTATTtgagagaatatatatacatcaacCTCCAAACATGATGTAGGTATTACTCAAGCcggcggctcgaacctgtctacatcgtGCGTCTTGTTTTTTGCTCGAttcctgatctcgaaggtaccccggTCCAATTACGGACACATTGTTAGGAAtaaatcttcgacagttggtgTGCCATGCAGGAtctttcttctatttttcagGATTGATTATGTCTCAAGTGCACATCCGCGTCGGATTCTCCCACACTGGTTTCTACAACCACTTTGAGTCGGCGACAGTCATCTTCGAATCACCTCTCGCTAGCTCTTAGATCACCTTCAGAATTATGGTTTACCGCTGGGATAATtagggtggactgatccacgCCGGTATTATCAAATCTAGCCCATTGGACACATACCGTGAGGTGGGGAACCTCGATTGAAATCCCTATGAGCCTAACATTCTCCagttcatggacaccgacagcgaTGGCAGAAGTTAGGAAAGTGACAATGGTAGCTCCATCGATAGCTAGAGCAGTCAAACAGATTGATTTGTGTTTATGGCCGAAGCCATCGGAACACCCATCGAGCAGAACGTTGGAGATCAGGATATTGTGATGAACGATGATGAGGAAATCCTTGAAGACCCAGCAACTGCGACCGCTGATGTAGGAACCAGCGCCATGGAGGTGCCATCATCGAGGGTTATCCATGATACAACTCTTCATCGACGAATCACAGGAGGTCAAGTTCATCCTGCTCTTCAACAATGACTTGGTGTGGACACACCTCCACCAGCAGTGCCCCAGAGATCAAGAAACGAACTCCCTCAAAATAGCAATCACATGACAACATCGGCCCGACCATAGATCAGCCTGGGCAGCGGTGTTTTCAGTAACCCGGAGGCCAATGTCCATGGCGCCCATATGATTCTAAGATCTTTCCCCGAGTTGGATTTGACAAATCTGCTGACCCCGATGGTCAACCAATTTAAGACCCTGCTCGATGCGGCTCAAGTCCAGGCAGCTCGAGCAAATAACCCTAGTGGCTCTTGGCATCCTAGTCGACAAGGTGCCAGTTCAAGGAGCAACGAACGCAGACATCCTCAAATCATGGGATCAcagacgggaagctcaggtggtcaaACTCGAGCACAACCCTATGGGCCAAATTGTAACTACTCTATCCATAAGCACAAAAATCAAGAATACTTAAGGAACCATATTTCTCATGATCGGCACAATCTATggagagtgatagacaaccgTCGTGAGGAACACCATGAGGATCATCATCAGTACAACGACCCTAGATCTCCGAGATGAGATGGTCGACGTGGCTCCCCTGGTTGAAGGAACATGCGTGATAGTTCTCTGCCATCTCCTCCAGAGGAATTCGACGGAGGCTGTGAAGCTTTCATGCATGAGCTTCGGTCGATACGATggcccaagaagttcaaagcggcTTTGATTCAGAAGTACGACGGGAAGCTCAACCCCAAcaagtggttgcagatctataacactgttattcgagcagcTAGCGGTGACAACATGGTGATGGACAATTATCTATTAATCACCCTTGATGGACCTACGAGGTCCTGGTTACTAAATTTGCCGCCTAACTCAATACGATCATGGGTCAagctgaaggctcagttcatcgcaAACTTCTGGGTACATTCGAGCACCCAGGAACTGAAGAAGATCTTCATTAGCTATATCAGGGTAAAGAAGAATCCTTTTGAGGTTTCTTTTGCAGGTTCAGTGACAAGTGTAATACAATCCCGGACATCTTTAACGAGTCAATCATCATCGCCTATAAGTGAGGCGTCAAAGACATGGATCCGATCAGGAAGTTGGCTACCCAGAAGATTCATACGGTTAAGGAGCTCTTCGTGTTAGTCAATAAGTATGCAAAGCGTGCCGAAGCCTAGGTACACGACAAGAATCCTCAGTTTGATAAGGACAAGCCTAAGTCCTCAaagaatgaggggaagaagaagaataaactGGTGAGAAGCGCAAGGGTCTAAACACGACTGTAGCCACAGTCAATAGGAGCAAGTCGCGCAACACTGAAGATAACAAAGGCCTAAGTCGAGGTGgcgggaagtggtgtcccatccatcggaccAGCATGACTTTGATGAATGCAATGTCATTAAAAACAAGGTCAATGATAAGCTCAAGGCTGTCGTTGCTGAGTATCATAGCAAACAGGCCAAGCCAGATGCTAAAGATGATGAGCCCAAATTCCACAAGGCCGATTAGAGCTTGACGCACATCTTCGAACGATCTGCCTCGTATGAGTCCAAAAGACAGTACAAGGCTATCAAAAGGGAGGTCAATCTAGCATCGACCGGGCCTCCTCGGTACCTCAAGTGGTCATAAGCCAATATCACCTTCGATCAAGCTGACAATCCAGCCATAATGCCACACCCGAGTCGGTATCCAGTTGTGGTACAACTAACTATCCTCACATCAAAGTTTCTCGGACCTTGATCAACAGGGGTAGTttgcttaacctcatcttcgccaagACCTTAGACAATATGAGGATTGAAAGGTCGGAGGTCAAGAAAGGAGCTTAAACCTTTCATGGTATAACTCCAAACTCATTGATCATGCCCCTTGGCCAGATCAAGTTGTTGTTCACGTTTGGCGAGCCCAACAACTTTCGCATAGAAAAGTGAACTTTTGATGTCACGAACTTCAATACGGCTTACACTATGATCCTAGGTTGCCCAATGCTCAGCAGGTTCATGACTACATTACACTACGCATACCAGACACTCAAGATCCCAGGccccaaaggggtcataaccACTAAGTGAGATCAACGTACAACCGTCAAATGTGATAAGtagagcctggatatggtcaaaCACTTCTACTGAGTGGCAACCACTTTGAAAGACATGAAGTCCAAGCGctagaagcatcaagccaccgCCAAGATCAAGGACATCAAACTTGTGAGCCTCATCGAGGCCTCCTAGTTCGACTACACCACCAAAGGAGAGAACACTGACGGTGCTAAGGCAGTTTCCCTCAACCCATTTGAACCAGCTAAGACGGTTAAGATAGGGGTCAACCTTGATTCTCAAAAGGAACTTGAGcccatcactttcctccggggAAACCAAGATATGTTTGCGTGGCAatcgtccgatatgcccggagtcACTAGGGACGtaatcgagcatcgactagctgtgaaACGCaatgccaaacctgtggtgcagaagcagcaaagataCGGAAGAGGGAAAgcaagccatccaggaggaggtcagcAAACTCCTAAAAGTGGGTTtcattcaagaagttcttcatcctacatggctcgcgaACTCAGTCCTTGTAAAGAAAGCCAACgacaagtggagaatgtgcatcaatttcaccgacctcaacaaagcttgtcctaaggatcctttttctctttctcgaTTCGACCAGATTGTTGACTCTATGGTGAGTTGTGAATTGCTGTGTTTCCTAGATGCTTAtttggggtatcaccaaattagcatggggatagaggatgaagagaaaactgcttttattaCTCATTTTGGTATATTTTGCTATGCAAAGATGCCATTTGGTTTATAGCCCCGAATCGGGTGGAAGGTTGAAGTTTATGTCGATAATTTTGTATCAAGTttagaaccaaagatgcattgaatGTCGACCTCAAGGAAatattcgacaacctcaggaaatACCGTATAATGCTTAACTCcgagaagtgcacgtttggcGTTCCGTCCGGCATGCTTCTTGGCTTCTTGGTGTCAAGTCGTTGCATTAAGGCCAATTCGGGCAAAATCGAGGCTCTCGACAAGATACGGTTACCTCGAACATTgaaggaagttcaaaaattaCATGATGCATAGtagcccttagtcgattcatctctcagatgggcgagcgagggatgcctttcttcttCTAAAGAAGAATGACCGGTTCGAGTGGATGGAAGAGGCAGATAAGGCGTTTCAAGacttaaaaatgtattattttctcTGTTGATTCTAACCCCAcctaacaaaaaaaaggaactctttttgtacattgtagcTACACCACACGTTGTAAGTATGGTCctggtggtcgaacgggaatTCCTCAAGAAGAAGGCTAAGATTCAAAAGCCGGTTTACTATATGAGCGAAGTCCTATATGATGCTAAACTATGATACCTATGATACCCCCAAGTGCAGAAGTTACTACGTGCCATCCTAATGACTTCCCGGAAGCTACGATACTATTTCCAAGCGTATAAGATCAGATGCAGTGCTTTCAACTGAATTGTTGTTTGGATCGCTGTGAGTGGTAAGTTACTCAGAAGAATGGCAAGAGCAGTTACGAGAGGACAATATCAatctactcgaggagtaccatGATCGAGTACCCATTTGAGCAGTCAACTATCAACAAGTGTTGCATAAATATCATAGTCAGGAAATCCAGACCCAAGAAACTCACTGTTGGGGACCTTGTTCTACGAAAGGTGAAGAAACAAGCTAGGCACCATAAGTTATCACATAAGTGGGAAGGATCTTACATATTTGTAAAAGTTACTCGACCTAGATCAATACAATTTTCTACTCCAAATGGCAAGATACTCGAACACTCGTGGAACATTGACCAACTTTGACAACTTTATTCATAGTTTAGGTAACTCGAAGGTAGGTTGATTACATTTTGATTAGACCCACTATCCTATTGTTTAATTTTCTCTTTCTAACCTACGTGGCTAGCACGAAGTTGATAGAAAGGATCTGCCTAGCTCTTgtaaatagtgaagatccaccagttccaagagttcagaagtatgtggacccctaTTGTTCCTCGAACGAGTTGAGGAACCTTCTTTGCTCCTCTTTGGGGCGGCATCTTATTGCCCTAGGGATGGATCACTGACCAACATAAGGGCTGGGGAAAGTGGCTGAGGCAAAGGCCATGCTAGAGCTGCTGACCAGCACCAATGATACCGAGTGGTCCTCTGCAAGGCGCATAAACTATCTGGCGGTTGTCGAAAGAGAAGACGATTGTGCTTTCTTCATCGCCGGAGGCTCGGTGGCTCCATTGCCGAAGACCTTGTTGGCGACCtagtcgatgatctcatcaagatcaccaccattgTCATCTCCCTCCTATGCGGCTCGTGTCACCGATTCTTGTGCCACTTGTTCTGTGGTGTCGATGTCAAGGAAACACCGGTGGTGGTGGGTGAAAGGTCGATGACCTCCAATAGACATTTTGTTCCCCCTCCTCCTAGGTCTTTCACTCGATTCCTCCTCattagaggaaatgatgataaCGTCGGGTGGAATCATGGCGAGAGGCCTTGGGGCAAGAGGTCCTACTCCTCTGATTTCTGGACATGGCTCAGGAGACGACAGTGGAGTGGACGCCATGgtttcaagctctacaagtttcTACTGAGCAGTATGTAGGGAGAATGGAAGGAAATGGGGTGAGAACAGACGGCTTTGGTTTTCCTTATTTATAGCTATGGAAACGAGTCATAATGTGAAAATGGCATCGTCAAGATCCGATAGCGTTGGGCATGATGACAAGGTCGCCTAGGTCGCATGGCACGTTAAGTCGAGGTGTCACTGAGGCATTATGACTTGtctaatctctgcaaagaggggtgCGGCGTCA
The nucleotide sequence above comes from Phragmites australis chromosome 4, lpPhrAust1.1, whole genome shotgun sequence. Encoded proteins:
- the LOC133914340 gene encoding uncharacterized protein LOC133914340; translation: MNGGDSSPVMTDSERRAYRYKEQAAPRLLGMRKSWSNDSLAGYAYGGGRASCVCAPTTHPGSFRCKHHRHASNLGADVKHHEAQRTASADQDKSS